In one window of Pseudomonas benzenivorans DNA:
- the putA gene encoding bifunctional proline dehydrogenase/L-glutamate gamma-semialdehyde dehydrogenase PutA — MFKASHVLQDEFLNRISAAKAADFFPVISANYSVDEAAYLTELLQLADPGQDGIEAIRRNARTLIQDVRSRDNAVDTLDALLRQYSLDTQEGLMLMCLAEALLRVPDAATADALIRDKLNAAEWERHLGKSDSVLVNFAAWGLVMTGKVVDSETADGRPKSILGKLIQRSGEPVIRAAMNQAMKLMGKQFVLGRSISEALKNGRPEREKGYTYSFDMLGEAALTQADAEKYMADYRKAIDTVGAEPQVGPGPKPSVSIKLSALHPRYEVAQRERVLTELFANVRELAIRARELGVGISVDAEEADRLELSLELYEKLMRDPAIKGWGEFGLVVQAYSKRCLPVLVWLTLLGKELGAKMPLRLVKGAYWDSEIKQCHVQGLDGFPVFTRKEATDTSYLACARFLLSDFTRGVIYPQFASHNAHTVSSILSMAAEHQQPREFEFQRLHGMGDALYDTVLEKHGKTVRIYAPVGAHKDLLPYLVRRLLENGANSSFVHQLVDPSTPVESLLDHPVTQLRKFKSLSNEKIPLSPALFGAARKNSQGINMNIQHSWAELESAYQPHLDRQWQAAPVINGQKLAGSVQEVRCPYELGRVVGSAQFATAEQAAQALDGLQAAWPRWNATPIDARASVLERLADLLEANRAELMALCTLEAGKSLQDGIDEVREAVDFCRYYAQQARLRLGREELQGPTGERNELFHEGRGIFVCVSPWNFPLAIYLGQITAALVAGNCVLAKPAEQTSLIAARALELMFEAGLPTDVIAFLPGDGATLGGVFCRDARVAGVCFTGSTEVARLINRQLAEKPGPIAALIAETGGQNAMIVDSTALPEQVVKDAVQSAFTSAGQRCSALRVMYVQADIAERVIDLLKGAMAELKVGPTHKRESDVGPVIDAEAREGLLAHIAQLKGEGKLIAEASLPAGLDGHFVAPVAFEIAGIDELKKENFGPILHIVRYQAADLDKVVAAINGTGYGLTLGVHSRNEETAQRIEALARVGNLYVNRNQIGAVVGVQPFGGCGLSGTGPKAGGPSYLLRFVNERTTSVNTTAVGGNASLLSLGDEV; from the coding sequence ATGTTCAAAGCCAGTCACGTCTTGCAGGACGAGTTCCTTAACCGGATCTCTGCCGCCAAGGCCGCCGATTTCTTCCCTGTCATCAGCGCGAACTACAGCGTTGACGAGGCAGCCTATCTCACTGAGCTACTGCAGCTCGCCGATCCCGGTCAGGACGGCATCGAGGCTATCCGCCGCAATGCCCGCACGTTGATCCAAGACGTGCGCAGCCGGGACAATGCCGTCGATACCCTCGACGCACTGCTTCGTCAGTACAGCCTCGATACCCAGGAAGGGCTGATGCTCATGTGCCTGGCCGAGGCTCTGCTGCGCGTGCCGGACGCCGCCACCGCCGACGCGCTGATCCGCGACAAGCTCAATGCCGCCGAGTGGGAACGCCACCTCGGCAAGAGCGACAGCGTGCTGGTCAACTTCGCCGCCTGGGGCCTGGTGATGACCGGCAAGGTGGTCGATTCGGAAACCGCCGACGGCCGGCCGAAGAGCATCCTCGGCAAGCTCATCCAGCGTTCCGGCGAGCCGGTGATCCGCGCCGCGATGAACCAGGCGATGAAGCTGATGGGCAAGCAGTTCGTGCTCGGCCGCAGCATTTCCGAGGCCCTGAAGAACGGCCGCCCGGAGCGCGAGAAGGGCTACACCTACTCCTTCGACATGCTCGGCGAAGCCGCCCTGACCCAGGCCGACGCCGAGAAGTACATGGCCGACTACCGCAAGGCCATCGACACCGTCGGCGCCGAGCCCCAGGTCGGCCCGGGGCCCAAGCCCTCGGTGTCGATCAAGCTGTCGGCGCTGCACCCGCGCTATGAAGTGGCGCAGCGCGAGCGCGTGCTCACCGAGCTGTTCGCCAACGTCCGCGAGCTGGCGATCCGGGCCCGCGAGCTGGGCGTCGGTATCTCGGTGGACGCCGAGGAAGCCGATCGCCTGGAGCTGTCCCTGGAGCTGTACGAGAAGCTGATGCGCGATCCGGCCATCAAGGGCTGGGGCGAGTTCGGCCTGGTGGTGCAGGCCTATTCCAAGCGCTGCCTGCCGGTGCTGGTGTGGCTGACCCTGCTGGGCAAGGAACTCGGTGCCAAGATGCCGCTGCGCCTGGTCAAGGGCGCCTACTGGGACAGCGAGATCAAGCAGTGCCACGTGCAGGGTCTGGACGGTTTCCCGGTGTTCACCCGCAAGGAAGCCACCGACACCTCCTACCTGGCCTGCGCGCGTTTCCTGCTGTCGGACTTCACCCGTGGGGTGATCTACCCGCAGTTCGCCAGCCACAACGCCCACACCGTCAGCTCCATCCTGTCCATGGCCGCCGAGCACCAGCAGCCGCGCGAGTTCGAGTTCCAGCGCCTGCACGGCATGGGCGACGCGCTGTACGACACGGTGCTGGAGAAGCACGGCAAGACCGTGCGCATCTATGCTCCGGTCGGTGCCCACAAGGACCTGCTGCCCTACCTGGTGCGGCGCCTGCTGGAAAACGGCGCGAACTCCTCCTTCGTCCACCAGCTGGTCGACCCGAGCACCCCGGTCGAGTCCCTTCTCGATCACCCGGTGACGCAGTTGCGCAAGTTCAAGTCGCTCAGCAATGAGAAAATCCCCCTTTCGCCCGCGCTGTTTGGCGCCGCGCGGAAAAACTCCCAAGGCATCAACATGAACATTCAGCACTCCTGGGCCGAACTCGAGTCCGCCTACCAGCCGCACCTCGACCGTCAATGGCAAGCCGCCCCGGTGATCAACGGGCAGAAGCTGGCCGGCAGCGTCCAGGAAGTCCGTTGTCCCTACGAGCTCGGCCGTGTGGTCGGCAGCGCCCAGTTCGCCACGGCCGAACAGGCCGCCCAGGCCCTGGACGGGCTGCAGGCCGCCTGGCCGCGCTGGAACGCCACGCCGATCGATGCCCGCGCCAGCGTGCTCGAGCGCCTGGCCGACCTGCTCGAGGCCAACCGCGCCGAGCTGATGGCACTGTGCACCCTGGAGGCCGGCAAGAGCCTGCAGGACGGCATCGACGAGGTGCGCGAGGCGGTGGATTTCTGCCGCTACTACGCCCAGCAGGCACGCCTGCGTCTGGGCCGCGAAGAGCTGCAGGGGCCGACCGGCGAGCGCAACGAGCTGTTCCATGAGGGCCGTGGCATCTTCGTCTGCGTCAGCCCGTGGAACTTCCCCCTGGCCATCTACCTGGGCCAGATCACCGCCGCCCTGGTGGCCGGTAACTGCGTGCTGGCCAAGCCGGCCGAGCAGACCAGCCTGATCGCCGCCCGCGCCCTGGAGCTGATGTTCGAGGCCGGCCTGCCGACCGACGTGATCGCCTTCCTGCCGGGCGACGGCGCCACCCTCGGCGGCGTGTTCTGCCGCGATGCCCGCGTCGCCGGCGTGTGCTTCACGGGGTCGACCGAGGTGGCGCGCCTTATCAACCGCCAGCTGGCCGAGAAGCCGGGCCCGATCGCCGCGCTGATCGCCGAGACCGGCGGCCAGAACGCGATGATCGTCGACTCCACCGCGCTGCCCGAGCAGGTGGTCAAGGATGCCGTGCAGTCGGCCTTCACCAGCGCCGGCCAGCGCTGCTCGGCGCTGCGCGTGATGTACGTGCAGGCCGATATCGCCGAGCGGGTGATCGACCTGCTCAAGGGCGCCATGGCCGAACTCAAGGTCGGCCCGACCCACAAGCGCGAGAGCGACGTCGGCCCGGTGATCGACGCCGAAGCCCGCGAAGGCCTGCTGGCCCATATCGCCCAGCTCAAGGGCGAGGGCAAGCTGATCGCCGAGGCCAGCCTGCCGGCCGGCCTGGACGGCCACTTCGTCGCCCCGGTGGCGTTCGAAATCGCTGGCATCGACGAGCTGAAGAAGGAAAACTTCGGCCCCATCCTGCATATCGTCCGCTACCAGGCGGCCGATCTGGACAAGGTGGTGGCGGCCATCAACGGCACCGGCTACGGCCTGACCCTCGGCGTGCACAGCCGCAACGAGGAGACCGCCCAGCGCATCGAGGCCCTGGCGCGGGTCGGCAACCTCTACGTCAACCGCAACCAGATCGGCGCCGTGGTCGGCGTGCAGCCCTTCGGCGGCTGCGGTCTGTCCGGCACCGGCCCGAAGGCCGGTGGCCCGAGCTACCTGCTGCGCTTCGTCAACGAGCGCACCACCTCGGTCAACACCACGGCGGTGGGCGGCAACGCCTCGCTGCTGTCGCTGGGCGACGAGGTTTAA
- the putP gene encoding sodium/proline symporter PutP has protein sequence MSEQNVFVVGVTFVVYLVLMLGLGIVAYRRTQNLSDYILGGRSIGPGTAALSAGASDMSGWLLLGLPGYALVAGFEASWIAIGLLAGTWLNWLFVARRLRVYSHAANDSVTMPAYFENRFNDKSRALRVISAVIILTFFLFYTSSGLVAAGKLFETVFGFDYQIAVVVGTLAVVSYTLFGGFLAVAWTDVVQGLLMAAALVLVPVFALNAVGGVDAAHAAILAKNPEMLTFFSDTKGEPLGWIAILSLLGWGLGYFGQPHILARFKAISNEKDMPTARRIAVSWTAVTLFAALAIGWVAVGYLETDLADAETVFMVLVNSLFHPVVAGILMAAVLAAVMSTADSQLLVSSSALAEDFYKALLKKNASDSELVWVGRGAVVLIAVIALVLALNPDTTVLGLVSYAWAGFGAAFGPAILLSLYWKRMNRHGALAGIILGGITVVLWKQLSGGIFDLYEIIPGFILATVGIVVVSLLTEEPESALQSQFDKVEGQMA, from the coding sequence ATGAGCGAGCAGAACGTTTTTGTTGTAGGGGTGACCTTCGTGGTCTACCTGGTGCTGATGCTGGGGCTGGGCATCGTCGCCTACCGTCGTACCCAGAATCTTTCCGACTATATCCTCGGCGGCCGTTCCATCGGCCCGGGCACCGCGGCGCTGTCCGCCGGCGCCTCGGACATGAGCGGCTGGCTGCTGCTGGGCCTGCCGGGTTACGCCCTGGTGGCCGGCTTCGAGGCCAGCTGGATCGCCATCGGCCTGCTGGCCGGCACCTGGCTGAACTGGCTGTTCGTCGCCCGTCGCCTGCGCGTGTATTCCCACGCGGCGAACGACTCGGTGACCATGCCGGCCTACTTCGAGAACCGCTTCAACGACAAGTCCCGCGCCCTGCGCGTGATTTCGGCGGTGATCATCCTGACCTTCTTCCTGTTCTACACCAGCTCCGGTCTGGTGGCGGCGGGCAAGCTGTTCGAAACCGTGTTCGGCTTCGACTACCAGATCGCCGTCGTGGTCGGCACCCTGGCCGTGGTCTCCTACACCCTGTTCGGCGGCTTCCTCGCGGTGGCCTGGACCGACGTGGTGCAGGGCCTGCTGATGGCCGCCGCGCTGGTGCTGGTGCCGGTGTTCGCCCTCAATGCCGTGGGCGGCGTGGACGCCGCGCATGCCGCGATCCTGGCCAAGAACCCGGAAATGCTGACCTTCTTCAGCGACACCAAGGGTGAACCGCTGGGCTGGATCGCCATCCTCTCCCTGCTGGGCTGGGGCCTGGGCTACTTCGGTCAGCCGCACATCCTGGCGCGCTTCAAGGCGATCTCCAACGAGAAGGACATGCCCACCGCGCGTCGCATCGCCGTGAGCTGGACCGCCGTTACCCTGTTCGCCGCCCTGGCCATCGGCTGGGTTGCCGTGGGCTACCTGGAGACCGACCTGGCCGACGCCGAGACCGTGTTCATGGTCCTGGTCAACAGCCTGTTCCACCCGGTGGTGGCCGGCATCCTGATGGCCGCCGTGCTGGCCGCGGTGATGTCCACCGCCGACTCGCAGCTGTTGGTGAGCTCCTCGGCCCTGGCCGAAGACTTCTACAAGGCCCTGCTGAAGAAGAACGCCAGCGACAGCGAGCTGGTCTGGGTCGGCCGGGGTGCCGTGGTGCTGATCGCCGTCATCGCCCTGGTTCTGGCGCTCAACCCGGATACCACCGTACTGGGCCTGGTGTCCTACGCCTGGGCCGGCTTCGGCGCCGCCTTCGGCCCGGCCATCCTGCTGTCGCTGTACTGGAAGCGCATGAACCGCCACGGCGCCCTGGCCGGCATCATCCTCGGTGGCATCACCGTGGTGCTGTGGAAGCAGCTGTCCGGCGGCATCTTCGACCTGTACGAGATCATTCCCGGCTTCATCCTCGCCACTGTCGGCATCGTAGTGGTTAGCCTGCTCACCGAAGAGCCGGAGTCGGCCCTGCAGAGCCAGTTCGACAAGGTCGAAGGCCAGATGGCCTGA
- a CDS encoding DUF2905 family protein, which translates to MARWMMLAGLALLLLGATLHFAPWLLHWFGRLPGDIRIESARGRVFIPLTSMLLVSLALTLLINLFRR; encoded by the coding sequence GTGGCGCGCTGGATGATGCTGGCCGGCCTGGCGCTGTTGCTGCTGGGCGCCACGCTGCATTTCGCCCCCTGGCTGCTGCACTGGTTCGGCCGCCTGCCCGGCGATATCCGCATCGAGTCGGCGCGCGGCCGCGTGTTCATCCCGCTGACCTCGATGCTGCTCGTCAGCCTGGCGCTGACTCTGCTGATCAATCTGTTCAGGCGCTGA
- a CDS encoding helix-turn-helix transcriptional regulator, producing the protein MLKARLIRLDDQAHEHTHDHHQLVLSLSGRAEFEVNGRGGEVCRMRACLVPGDADHQFAGMGDNRMLILDLDEQDTPSEDLELLTHLFETPRYPQLDADFQNLLSYAGAELERYGSDPMLARALGGVLLRALHLRLFGERQARVQGPLDLERLDAYIGEHLVRRISVAELAQVACLSPSHFHAQFKDSVGLTPHQYLLKTRLDRAARLLRESPLPLIRIAEECGFSSQSALTTAMRRYLGLTPKRLRGAG; encoded by the coding sequence ATGCTCAAAGCCCGCCTGATCCGCCTGGATGATCAAGCCCACGAACACACCCACGACCACCACCAGTTGGTGCTGTCGCTGTCCGGGCGTGCCGAGTTCGAGGTCAACGGTCGTGGTGGCGAGGTATGCCGGATGCGGGCTTGCCTGGTGCCGGGTGATGCCGATCACCAGTTCGCCGGCATGGGCGACAACCGCATGCTGATCCTCGATCTGGACGAGCAGGACACCCCCAGCGAGGATCTCGAGTTGCTCACCCACCTGTTCGAGACACCGCGCTACCCGCAGCTGGATGCCGATTTCCAGAACCTGCTGAGCTACGCCGGCGCCGAGCTGGAGCGCTACGGCAGCGATCCCATGCTGGCCCGGGCCCTCGGTGGCGTGCTGTTGCGCGCCCTGCACCTGCGCCTGTTCGGTGAACGCCAGGCCCGGGTCCAGGGGCCGCTGGACCTGGAGCGCCTGGATGCCTACATCGGCGAGCATCTGGTGCGGCGCATCAGCGTCGCCGAGTTGGCCCAGGTGGCCTGCCTCAGCCCCAGCCACTTCCATGCCCAGTTCAAGGACAGCGTCGGCCTGACGCCGCACCAGTACCTGCTCAAGACCCGCCTGGATCGCGCCGCGCGGTTGCTGCGCGAGAGTCCCCTGCCGCTGATCCGTATCGCCGAGGAATGCGGTTTCTCCAGCCAGAGCGCCCTGACCACCGCCATGCGGCGCTACCTTGGCCTGACCCCCAAGCGCCTGCGTGGTGCGGGTTAG
- a CDS encoding redoxin domain-containing protein, which yields MSVQPPSLGQPAPWFTCRSQTRERFVFDTVAGRYMVLCFFGSAAEPLSARVLQLLLAQRRRFDDDNLCFFGVSVDPEDERRQRVASLVPGIRYFWDFERQVSALYGAVQADGGYRRVSYVLDPQLRVLAVLPFGNDAEAHVAELLTLLERLPAVGAACPAAMQAPVLVLPRVFEPKLCRALIDYYRKQGGAPSGFMQDQGDKTVLVLGQDHKSRRDCTLEDEALRQACQRRIHERLVPEIHKAFQFRVTRMERYLVGCYDASEQGHFRPHRDNTTRGTAHRRFAVSLFLNTGEYEGGQLRFPEFGPALYSAPPGGAVVFSCSLLHEATQVTRGQRYMFLPFLYDEEARRIREENQVYLASEPAVAAPQAGGQGG from the coding sequence ATGAGTGTCCAACCCCCGAGTCTCGGTCAGCCCGCCCCCTGGTTCACCTGCCGCAGCCAGACCCGCGAGCGTTTCGTCTTCGATACGGTCGCCGGGCGCTATATGGTGCTGTGCTTCTTCGGTTCGGCCGCCGAGCCCCTGAGTGCCCGGGTGCTGCAGCTGCTGCTGGCCCAGCGCCGGCGCTTCGACGACGACAACCTGTGCTTCTTCGGCGTCTCGGTCGATCCCGAGGACGAGCGTCGGCAGCGGGTCGCCAGCCTGGTGCCGGGCATCCGCTACTTCTGGGACTTCGAGCGCCAGGTCAGCGCCCTGTACGGCGCCGTGCAGGCGGATGGCGGCTACCGTCGGGTCAGCTACGTGCTCGACCCGCAGCTGCGGGTGCTCGCCGTGCTGCCGTTCGGCAATGATGCCGAGGCCCATGTGGCCGAGCTGCTGACGCTGCTCGAGCGCCTGCCGGCGGTCGGTGCGGCCTGTCCGGCGGCTATGCAGGCGCCGGTGCTGGTGCTGCCGCGGGTGTTCGAACCCAAGCTGTGCCGGGCGCTGATCGATTACTACCGCAAGCAGGGCGGCGCGCCGTCCGGCTTCATGCAGGACCAGGGCGACAAGACCGTGCTGGTGCTCGGTCAGGATCACAAGAGCCGGCGCGACTGCACCCTGGAGGACGAGGCGTTGCGCCAGGCCTGCCAGCGGCGCATCCATGAGCGGCTGGTGCCGGAGATCCACAAGGCCTTCCAGTTCCGGGTGACGCGCATGGAGCGCTACCTGGTGGGCTGCTATGACGCCAGCGAGCAGGGCCATTTCCGCCCGCACCGCGACAACACCACCCGGGGCACCGCCCATCGGCGCTTCGCGGTGTCCTTGTTCCTCAACACCGGCGAGTACGAGGGCGGCCAGCTGCGCTTTCCCGAGTTCGGCCCGGCGCTCTATTCGGCGCCACCCGGCGGCGCGGTGGTGTTTTCCTGCAGCCTGCTGCACGAGGCCACCCAGGTCACCCGTGGCCAGCGCTACATGTTCCTGCCGTTTCTCTACGACGAGGAGGCGCGGCGCATCCGCGAGGAAAACCAGGTGTACCTCGCCAGCGAGCCAGCCGTCGCCGCGCCGCAGGCGGGGGGGCAGGGCGGCTAG
- a CDS encoding nitrate- and nitrite sensing domain-containing protein, with product MDGLHGLALYLPAGTVALPLAFYALHRRTKRQKRLLIQSNIRQLTLLRALIAGLQRHRGLSNGVLCGDAGMGQALAETRQQLDRHIREAQQLGGSHRDTWNGLIDHWSRLREGRIDDPANNLLQHHLIIRNSIFLMEDVACEVDLSEGRPTLGYLPCIWREVVQAAEWAGQARALGTGIAAAGKSSAEQRVRLRFLYQKIQLLAGTAFATLQRHAGEQPQGDLFRLPDRQRVIDDFLHCIEQELLGQAQPAIAAKAYFQRATQAIDELLALVDTALQQLQPQR from the coding sequence ATGGACGGCTTACACGGACTCGCGCTGTACCTGCCCGCCGGAACGGTCGCACTGCCCCTGGCCTTCTACGCCCTGCACCGGCGGACGAAACGCCAGAAGCGACTGCTCATCCAGTCGAATATCCGCCAGCTGACCCTGTTGCGCGCACTGATCGCCGGCTTGCAGCGCCACCGCGGCCTGAGCAACGGCGTGCTCTGTGGCGATGCCGGCATGGGCCAGGCCCTTGCCGAGACGCGGCAGCAGCTGGACCGGCATATCCGCGAGGCCCAGCAGCTCGGCGGCAGTCACCGCGACACCTGGAACGGCCTGATCGATCACTGGTCGCGCCTGCGTGAGGGGCGCATCGACGACCCGGCGAACAATCTGCTCCAGCATCACCTGATCATCCGCAACAGCATCTTCCTGATGGAGGATGTGGCCTGCGAGGTCGACCTGAGCGAGGGCCGCCCCACATTGGGCTACCTGCCCTGCATCTGGCGCGAGGTGGTCCAGGCGGCGGAATGGGCAGGCCAGGCGCGCGCCCTGGGCACCGGTATCGCGGCCGCCGGCAAGAGCAGCGCCGAGCAGCGCGTGCGCCTGCGCTTTCTCTACCAGAAGATTCAGCTGCTGGCCGGCACGGCCTTCGCGACCCTGCAGCGCCATGCCGGCGAACAACCACAGGGCGATCTGTTCCGCCTGCCCGATCGGCAACGGGTGATCGACGACTTCCTGCACTGCATCGAACAGGAGCTGCTCGGCCAGGCGCAGCCGGCAATCGCCGCCAAGGCCTATTTTCAGCGCGCCACCCAGGCCATCGACGAACTGCTGGCCCTGGTGGATACCGCATTGCAGCAACTGCAGCCGCAGCGCTAG
- a CDS encoding EAL domain-containing protein: MHHAALPLPELDQAARIALQYPLAEPMPYSHYRGLSLSSHFQPIFSIAHGRAVGYEGLVRARHADGRTESPATLLAMPKDGRECLELDRTCRTLHMHNFARQASGHAWLFLNLNSQYLVSERPDIGFTRTLLRATGLPAHRLVIEIIESEVRDQVQLKQFIRHFRELGCLIAIDDFGAGHSNFDRIWDLEPDIVKIDRRLIQDASHSARVERILNGLVSLLHEAGCLVVVEGVESEHEALLAIAANADMVQGFHFAKPQPCLIDPTGVAETFARLRRGQQWQSGKRSADLQHYSRGIEGLFQQARADFAAHQQFAQSSALLFSDPRTVRCYLLDEAGYQVSPSVYPLHYQQRLNLRFAPLLCGDHANWSHKHYHFRALKQPGVIQVSRPYLSIADSRMCITLSQTVHVGGLLRVFCCDLDWQDR, translated from the coding sequence ATGCACCATGCCGCCCTGCCCTTGCCGGAACTCGACCAGGCCGCCCGTATCGCCCTGCAATATCCGCTCGCCGAGCCGATGCCATATAGCCACTATCGCGGCCTGTCACTGAGCAGCCACTTCCAGCCGATCTTCAGCATCGCCCACGGCCGCGCGGTGGGTTACGAAGGGCTGGTCCGCGCCCGCCATGCCGATGGCCGCACGGAGTCACCGGCGACGCTGCTGGCCATGCCGAAGGATGGCCGCGAATGCCTGGAGCTGGACCGCACCTGCCGCACCCTGCACATGCATAACTTTGCCCGCCAGGCCAGCGGTCACGCCTGGCTGTTCCTCAACCTGAACTCGCAGTACCTGGTCAGCGAACGCCCGGATATCGGCTTCACCCGAACTCTGCTGCGCGCGACCGGCCTCCCCGCCCATCGGCTGGTCATCGAGATCATCGAAAGCGAAGTCCGTGATCAGGTGCAACTGAAGCAGTTCATCCGCCACTTCCGGGAGCTGGGTTGCCTGATCGCCATCGACGACTTCGGCGCCGGCCACTCCAATTTCGACCGGATCTGGGATCTGGAGCCGGACATCGTCAAGATCGACCGCCGCCTGATTCAGGATGCCAGCCACTCCGCGCGCGTCGAGCGCATTCTCAACGGCCTCGTCAGCCTGCTCCACGAGGCCGGCTGCCTGGTGGTGGTCGAGGGCGTGGAAAGCGAGCACGAGGCCCTGCTGGCCATCGCGGCCAACGCCGACATGGTCCAGGGCTTCCATTTCGCCAAACCGCAGCCGTGCCTCATCGACCCTACCGGGGTGGCCGAGACCTTCGCCAGGCTGCGACGTGGCCAGCAGTGGCAAAGCGGCAAACGCAGCGCCGACCTGCAGCATTACTCGCGCGGCATCGAAGGCCTGTTCCAGCAGGCCCGGGCCGACTTCGCGGCCCACCAGCAGTTCGCCCAGAGCAGCGCGCTGCTGTTCAGCGATCCACGCACGGTGCGCTGCTACCTGCTCGACGAGGCGGGATACCAGGTGTCGCCCAGCGTCTATCCCCTGCATTACCAGCAGCGGCTGAACCTGCGATTCGCCCCGCTGCTATGCGGCGACCATGCCAACTGGTCGCACAAGCACTACCACTTCCGGGCCCTGAAGCAACCGGGGGTCATTCAGGTCAGCCGACCCTATCTGTCGATCGCGGATTCCCGCATGTGCATCACCCTGTCGCAGACCGTTCATGTCGGCGGCCTGCTGCGGGTGTTCTGCTGCGACCTGGATTGGCAGGATCGGTAG
- the zapE gene encoding cell division protein ZapE: MSCFDEAAVPGAVEAVGELSPLVAYRQAVERGFAFDQAQWQAVQCLQNCYQALHGAAEGAGAPRGVYLWGPVGRGKTWLMDSFYRSLRVPARRQHFHHFMAWVHRRLFQLSGTADPLLALARELGAELRVLCFDELFVNDIGDAIILGRLLQAMFEQDVVLVATSNQAPQQLYAEGFNRQRFVPAVVAIERHMQVVGVDGGQDHRLHPGAAQPRYWIARPGQPSALAAVFERLNGGQAPCGEPISLGHRRISAVRHGERVLWCRYADLCEQPLAALDFIALCDRFSSILLGEVPNLSAGQRPGYIARGTEDGAVQVQAGERRLPELSRHDDGVRRFIALVDECYDRRIPLYLEAQVPLAQLYTQGYLEFAFRRTLSRLQEMQLQRFAPAG, from the coding sequence ATGAGTTGTTTCGACGAGGCGGCTGTCCCCGGGGCCGTTGAGGCGGTGGGCGAGCTGTCGCCTCTGGTGGCTTACCGGCAGGCCGTCGAGCGGGGTTTCGCGTTCGATCAGGCCCAGTGGCAGGCCGTGCAATGCCTGCAGAACTGCTACCAGGCCTTGCATGGAGCTGCCGAGGGCGCGGGTGCGCCACGCGGGGTCTACCTCTGGGGCCCGGTGGGGCGCGGCAAGACCTGGCTGATGGACAGCTTCTACCGCAGCCTGCGAGTACCGGCGCGTCGTCAGCATTTCCACCATTTCATGGCCTGGGTGCATCGGCGTCTGTTCCAGCTGAGCGGCACCGCCGACCCGCTGCTGGCGCTGGCCCGCGAGCTGGGCGCGGAGCTCAGGGTGCTGTGCTTCGACGAGTTGTTCGTCAACGACATCGGCGATGCGATCATCCTCGGCCGGCTGCTGCAGGCGATGTTCGAGCAGGACGTGGTGCTGGTCGCCACCTCCAACCAGGCGCCGCAGCAGTTGTACGCCGAGGGGTTCAACCGGCAGCGCTTCGTTCCGGCGGTGGTGGCGATCGAGCGGCATATGCAGGTCGTCGGGGTCGACGGCGGCCAGGACCACCGCCTGCATCCGGGCGCCGCGCAGCCGCGTTACTGGATCGCCCGGCCAGGCCAGCCGAGCGCCCTGGCCGCGGTATTCGAGCGCCTGAACGGGGGGCAGGCGCCCTGCGGCGAACCCATAAGCCTGGGGCATCGCCGTATTTCCGCGGTGCGCCATGGCGAGCGCGTGCTCTGGTGCCGCTACGCCGATCTGTGCGAGCAGCCACTGGCCGCCCTCGATTTCATCGCCCTGTGCGACCGCTTCTCCAGCATCCTGCTCGGCGAGGTGCCGAATCTCAGCGCCGGGCAGCGGCCGGGCTACATCGCCCGCGGCACCGAGGATGGGGCCGTGCAGGTGCAGGCCGGCGAGCGGCGGCTGCCGGAGCTGTCCCGGCATGACGACGGCGTGCGCCGTTTCATCGCCCTGGTCGATGAGTGCTACGACCGTCGTATCCCGCTTTACCTGGAGGCGCAGGTGCCTTTGGCGCAGCTCTACACCCAGGGTTACCTGGAGTTTGCGTTCCGCCGCACCCTGAGCCGCCTGCAGGAAATGCAGCTGCAACGTTTCGCACCCGCCGGCTGA